A stretch of DNA from Odocoileus virginianus isolate 20LAN1187 ecotype Illinois chromosome 7, Ovbor_1.2, whole genome shotgun sequence:
CAGGTGAGCCAGAGTGAGGCTTTAACCTGTATCGGGTCCTGCACTACATGGGTCATCTCTTTGAGTCCTCACGGGAGCACTGTGTTTGCtagtgtgcttagtcacttttTACTCGTGAGGAGGCTGATGCTCAGAGGATTTGAATGACTGGCTGAAAGTCAGACAGTTAGTGAATAATGAGAACCAGAATTCAAACTCTGGCCTGTTGATCTTCAGAGACTAAACTTTTAAGCAActctttttattatggaaaaactCGAAAGTAAAACAGTATACTGGATCCCACAGACCCAACACCCAGCTTTTATAATTATCAAGATTTTTGCCAAGCTGTTTTCATTAATctacctgtttttttcttttgtgaaagtCCCAGACATCAGAAAATGTTAAGCCCTCTACCTGACCCCCACTACAGAagacccccacccagccccccacATGTCCTTCCCTAGCCCCCAGGTACCTGGTAGGAGGTGACAGGCTTGTGGAAGCTCTTCAGGGCATTGATGGCCTTGGCATAGCCCAGGGCCCTCCACTTGTCTCCCTGAACACTGTAGGCTTTGGCCAATACTTCCAGCTTCTCTGTGATATGGGGGTTGTGGTTGATTGCCTTCTGGCTCGAAGGCTGTGCACAGACCCACTTATCCAGGCCCTTGGGGGCTGGGCTAGGCTCACCATCTCCCTCAAAGGGGTTGGGGTAGCGGCCGCTGATCAGGGCTTCCAGATCAGCACCGCTAACTTGGGTCTCTTCCCCATCACTGGTTTCACCATCAGAGCTGGTCTTGAGAtagggaaggagaagagacagTAAGTTCATGCCCCCCATGAGGAGGGCTCCTTCGAGGTGGGGGCTGAGTTTACTAGTCAGACCCAAGTATGATGCTGGGTTTTCTGCAACAGACCTGGATCTTCTTAAGTGTGGGGCGGTGTTCCACCTGGCCTCCCCTAGTGCCCAGCCCTAGGATCCCCAGTGAAATGTGGTAGATAGGCAAATACAGGAGTGATGAATGCTGGGTAGAATTAAAAGACTTCTCAAGAAAGACAGCCCTCCTCTCTCAGGGGCCTGAGACTTTCTGAACACCAGGCTCTCCCTGTTTCTGTGATCTggttcccaggagaagggagctgTGGGGACTGGGAGGCTCCTGACCTGGGCTTGGATGCTTGCAActgcctctgccctccaggcAGGAGATATAGGTCTGGTGGGAGGTCGGGAAGGAGACAGGGCTGTCCTGGGCTGAGCCTCACCGGCTCCAGGAGGTGTAAAAGAGAGTTGGTCTGCCTTGCtgagctgtgcttcatccaggtaCCTGCAGGATGGTGATGGCAGGTTAAGACACCAAAGTCTCACCCCATATCTGTTCCCAGTCCTTCTCGAATctgaaatctttgtttttttaatgtgtctaaTTAAGACAATGAGAGTTTAATAGCTCAAGAAAACATTTGAGGATAGACTAGGACCAGCCCACCTCTTGGGGGTGAAGATGCCGAATCCTGCTGTGTCCACCAGCCTTCTCTCCTGCAGGCACAAGCTCAGCCAGGCTGACTTCACCAGCTGAGCACCTGGGGGCAGCTGGGGCAGTCTAAGGAGGCGGAGGGCTCGCTCACAATCCATGCCTTCATCCACCACAATGTGAGTGACCCCTGGGGCCTGAGCAGGGCATATCTGGCCACCATGCTGGACAATCTGCTTCTCAAAGAGTTCTGCCCGGGCTCTCCCAATGCCGGTGGGCACAACGTGCACCCGCACGGAGCTCAGCCACTCTGTGGAGGGGGCATCCAGACGCCTGCTGTCATACTCTCAGACATGATCCGAATGAACCCTTCACAGTCCCCTTCCCCCAGTCATTTTCCTCCACCCTGCCTTCTGGGGATTCCACCACAAGTATACAGTTAATTTCCTCATGGGCCATCGCCTGATGTAACAGGCAAAGACACTGATACGTCCTGTTCCCTGATGTAACCTAGAACTGTGTCTGGCACATTGCAGGGAGCCTATAAATCACTTCATTtgatcatttattctttcaacacaTAGTAATAGACACTTATTATGTATCAGGCACAAGGCACATGCTTTGCTACTACAGGCCTCACAGTCTAATAGATTCCCCTCTCCCAACCCAGCCTACCATGTAAGTTTTTgccatctatttgtcactttggCTGCAAAATAGCATAACTCTGGGGACCTGAGAAGGATCCCCTCCCCTCACCAGTAGGCAGCTTCCTAGAGGAAAAGATCCTATCGGTCATTTCCTTAGGGACCAGGGAGTATTTTCCGGCATGTGGTAGAAGATGAAACAGAAAGTCACCTGTCAAAGACTGGGGATCAAGTTTAGGACAAGGGAGGTACAAACATAGCCGCAGGCTCTGGGTGGGCAGAGTCAGCTGTAATATCTGATTCTGGGCATGAAAGATGTAAGAAGCCTGAGGCTCAAGCACATGAGGGTCTTGAGGGTGGGTCCACTCACCTCCTGCTTCTACTCTGTCTTCCGTCTTAGGAATCTTTGCAAGAGCTTTTGATGATGGGTTGGTGTGAACTTTCTTCCGCTTGGGAAATGCCTTCAAGATGCCCCTGGGCTCCATTGAGGTATGGCTGGATCCTAACCTTTCTGTTGGAGGGTTGATCAGGGCAGTTGTCATGTGCAACCCAGACCTGGGGCTCCCCAACCCCTCTATGAAGGTGGGGTGTCTACTGACAATACTTTGGGGACAGTAGCCAAGTTCCCAGGAGTCTCACAAAACCCAACTAAACTTGGCTTAGCctagctctacacatggacaaaggagcctggtgggctacagtccatagggccacaaagagtcagacactactgaagtgacttagcatgcacaatcACCAGTCTTTCAGAATACTGGGGAAAATAAGAAGAGTGGAAATATCCAGGGAACTTTTGAAGAGGGAATAAATgacatcatgggcttccctggtggctcagatgataaagaatccacctgcaatgcaggagacaggagtttgatcctcgggtctggaagatccccaggagaaggtaatggctatcTACTTCTTGCCCTGAtaattgcatggacagaagagcctggtgggctacagtccatggggttgcaaggagtcagtcAGGACtcagagactaacactttcactttcaaagcataTCATTCCTCAGGGGGCTGCTTTGAAGATTAACTGTGCAGTATCTGCTCCTGCTGCATCCCACTTCAAAAGGCTTTACGAAAACGGGATGCTAGGCTAGGAATGGACTCCATCTTTAGGAAGGACTTGGGCTTCCAAAAGGAGTGGGGATTGGTGGTGGGGGCGAGGGGGAACTTGCATATCCTTCTCTACCCCCATCACAGGCCCGCAGAGGAAaacggggagggtgggggtggctggTGGAGTTTAGGGAGCCGGGGTGGGGAACGCCCTGCACCTGCTCTGGTCTTGGCCCTCTCGGCACCGGGACGCGCAGGCCCGCAGCTGCGGGGAGACGCACGACTGCAGCAGGTGTCGGACGCCTTCCGGGACTGGGGAGTCTTGGCCTCACAACTTGGGGTGGAGAAGACGCTGGCAGGTGTGAGGCACCCGCCGCGTACCGCAGCTGCCGCGCGCCAAGGACTCCCGGGGTGGGGCTAGGGGAGCGCTGGACTGTCCGGATTCTGTCCTGATGATTCCTCCTCATTCCCCAGATTCGGTAGAGAATGGGGTCAACTTCGGCCCCGACTGGTCACCGGGGGTGGACAGGAATAAACTACTTACCTGAGCAGCCAATGAGAGCAGACGGAGGGCCCGGGGTTCGCGGGGTGGGAACAGGCCAAAGCCCAGAACATCTTCCGGGCCATCCGGAAGTGACCCTAGGCGGGACGGTTGCCATGGCAGTGGCCAGGCACGCGGCTCGTTGGAGGGAAGATGGCGGTGACCGGCTGGCTGGAGAATCTGCGGGCGGCAGAGAAGACTGCACTGCTGCAAGACGGTAACTCgagcacccccaccctgccccccggCGCGAGCAC
This window harbors:
- the POLL gene encoding DNA polymerase lambda isoform X2, which encodes MATVPPRVTSGWPGRCSGLWPVPTPRTPGPPSALIGCSERLGSSHTSMEPRGILKAFPKRKKVHTNPSSKALAKIPKTEDRVEAGEWLSSVRVHVVPTGIGRARAELFEKQIVQHGGQICPAQAPGVTHIVVDEGMDCERALRLLRLPQLPPGAQLVKSAWLSLCLQERRLVDTAGFGIFTPKRYLDEAQLSKADQLSFTPPGAGEAQPRTALSPSRPPTRPISPAWRAEAVASIQAQTSSDGETSDGEETQVSGADLEALISGRYPNPFEGDGEPSPAPKGLDKWVCAQPSSQKAINHNPHITEKLEVLAKAYSVQGDKWRALGYAKAINALKSFHKPVTSYQEAFGIPGIGKRMAEKIVEILESGHLRKLDHINESVPVLELFSNIWGAGTKTAQMWYHQGFRSLEDIQNQACLTTQQAIGLKHYDDFLDRMPREEAAEIEQTVREAAQAFNPGLLCVACGSYRRGKATCGDVDVLLTHPDGRSHQGIFSCLLDSLRQQGFLTDDLVSHEENGQQQKYLGVCQLPGPGRRHRRLDIIVVPYSEFACALLYFTGSAHFNRSMRALAKTKGMSLSEHALSTAVVRNAQGHKVGSGQVLPTPTEKDVFRILGLPYREPAERDW
- the POLL gene encoding DNA polymerase lambda isoform X3, which translates into the protein MEPRGILKAFPKRKKVHTNPSSKALAKIPKTEDRVEAGEWLSSVRVHVVPTGIGRARAELFEKQIVQHGGQICPAQAPGVTHIVVDEGMDCERALRLLRLPQLPPGAQLVKSAWLSLCLQERRLVDTAGFGIFTPKRYLDEAQLSKADQLSFTPPGAGEAQPRTALSPSRPPTRPISPAWRAEAVASIQAQTSSDGETSDGEETQVSGADLEALISGRYPNPFEGDGEPSPAPKGLDKWVCAQPSSQKAINHNPHITEKLEVLAKAYSVQGDKWRALGYAKAINALKSFHKPVTSYQEAFGIPGIGKRMAEKIVEILESGHLRKLDHINESVPVLELFSNIWGAGTKTAQMWYHQVTPCPSPYFSFTGFRSLEDIQNQACLTTQQAIGLKHYDDFLDRMPREEAAEIEQTVREAAQAFNPGLLCVACGSYRRGKATCGDVDVLLTHPDGRSHQGIFSCLLDSLRQQGFLTDDLVSHEENGQQQKYLGVCQLPGPGRRHRRLDIIVVPYSEFACALLYFTGSAHFNRSMRALAKTKGMSLSEHALSTAVVRNAQGHKVGSGQVLPTPTEKDVFRILGLPYREPAERDW
- the POLL gene encoding DNA polymerase lambda isoform X1, whose amino-acid sequence is MATVPPRVTSGWPGRCSGLWPVPTPRTPGPPSALIGCSERLGSSHTSMEPRGILKAFPKRKKVHTNPSSKALAKIPKTEDRVEAGEWLSSVRVHVVPTGIGRARAELFEKQIVQHGGQICPAQAPGVTHIVVDEGMDCERALRLLRLPQLPPGAQLVKSAWLSLCLQERRLVDTAGFGIFTPKRYLDEAQLSKADQLSFTPPGAGEAQPRTALSPSRPPTRPISPAWRAEAVASIQAQTSSDGETSDGEETQVSGADLEALISGRYPNPFEGDGEPSPAPKGLDKWVCAQPSSQKAINHNPHITEKLEVLAKAYSVQGDKWRALGYAKAINALKSFHKPVTSYQEAFGIPGIGKRMAEKIVEILESGHLRKLDHINESVPVLELFSNIWGAGTKTAQMWYHQVTPCPSPYFSFTGFRSLEDIQNQACLTTQQAIGLKHYDDFLDRMPREEAAEIEQTVREAAQAFNPGLLCVACGSYRRGKATCGDVDVLLTHPDGRSHQGIFSCLLDSLRQQGFLTDDLVSHEENGQQQKYLGVCQLPGPGRRHRRLDIIVVPYSEFACALLYFTGSAHFNRSMRALAKTKGMSLSEHALSTAVVRNAQGHKVGSGQVLPTPTEKDVFRILGLPYREPAERDW